One Paraburkholderia agricolaris genomic region harbors:
- a CDS encoding glycosyltransferase family 2 protein — protein MPAPKVSVLLPMYNVEPYVEACLMSLLSQTSSDFEIIAVDDCSPDRSGEIAARILNAQNKVPWKLVVNERNQGLAETRRIAAMQAVGDYVLCVDSDDYVQPNLIERVIEEAVKHDADVVMFAATNVNADGSVNYQIDSEDKVISGVEAVEGIMDLKLQAYCWNKLVRRSIFADVHHPSGLIYEDICVSVQTLGKSRTVRLIPDRLYFYVLRDSGISTRFNPKILDLFAIMDLVEKTTASLPIKNRERRLFRLKYIYGFRTIAFQVAMRAPTYRLASPILKTVAERLHPQHLYRMYADSRPKLSFVMCLLKIHPRIFYSFVRRFSER, from the coding sequence ATGCCAGCGCCAAAAGTAAGCGTTCTGCTGCCCATGTACAACGTCGAACCTTACGTTGAAGCCTGCTTGATGTCGCTTCTATCGCAAACGTCTTCGGACTTCGAGATCATTGCGGTCGACGATTGCAGCCCGGACAGGTCAGGCGAGATTGCGGCCCGCATTCTGAATGCACAGAACAAGGTGCCGTGGAAGCTGGTGGTCAACGAGCGCAACCAGGGGTTGGCCGAAACACGCCGAATTGCCGCCATGCAGGCGGTTGGCGACTATGTGCTATGCGTCGACAGTGACGACTATGTGCAACCGAATCTGATAGAGAGAGTTATCGAAGAAGCGGTCAAACATGACGCCGATGTGGTGATGTTCGCCGCGACGAACGTCAATGCAGACGGATCGGTGAATTACCAGATCGACAGTGAAGACAAGGTGATCAGCGGAGTCGAGGCCGTTGAGGGAATCATGGACCTGAAGCTGCAGGCCTATTGCTGGAACAAACTGGTGCGGCGCTCCATCTTTGCAGACGTGCACCATCCGAGCGGACTCATCTACGAAGATATCTGCGTATCGGTCCAGACCTTGGGCAAATCCAGAACGGTCCGCCTGATACCTGACCGTTTGTACTTCTATGTGCTTCGCGATTCGGGAATCTCGACGCGGTTCAATCCAAAGATCCTCGATCTTTTCGCCATCATGGATCTGGTGGAGAAGACCACGGCTTCACTTCCGATCAAGAACCGGGAGCGGCGTCTCTTCAGGCTGAAGTACATCTATGGCTTCAGAACCATTGCGTTTCAGGTGGCAATGAGAGCACCCACTTATCGACTGGCCAGCCCCATTCTCAAGACTGTCGCCGAGCGTTTGCATCCTCAGCATCTTTATCGCATGTATGCGGATAGCCGTCCGAAGCTGTCGTTCGTGATGTGCCTGCTCAAGATACATCCGAGAATCTTCTACAGCTTCGTCCGGCGCTTTTCCGAACGATAG